One genomic region from Streptomyces sp. NBC_01304 encodes:
- a CDS encoding M24 family metallopeptidase, with translation MTSAVDPSVDTELSAELRGFREVQTLAYECAEAVAAQLKPGVTEREAARMQREWLRERGVRDWFHLPFAWFGDRTAFAGFKVPLQFFPTNRKLEPGMPFILDMAPVYKGYTADIGYSGCLGLNPVHDKLLADLEAHRELILREVRERRPLREIYENVERLMNRQGYANRHRAYPFGVIAHKVDRVKQRRWSPNVFGFGTQSLKGLASDALHGHRDGWSPLWSPYKFSDHPPQKGLWAVEPHLGFRGTGAKFEEILVVTDSKDPEQSAFWLDDDLPHVRRWAEEKTA, from the coding sequence ATGACCTCAGCAGTGGACCCATCGGTGGACACTGAACTCAGCGCGGAACTGCGGGGGTTCAGGGAAGTGCAGACCCTCGCGTACGAGTGCGCGGAAGCGGTCGCGGCGCAGCTCAAGCCCGGAGTCACCGAGCGCGAGGCGGCCCGCATGCAGCGCGAGTGGCTGCGCGAGCGCGGCGTGCGCGACTGGTTCCACCTGCCCTTCGCCTGGTTCGGGGACCGGACGGCGTTCGCGGGGTTCAAGGTGCCGCTGCAGTTCTTCCCGACCAACCGGAAGCTGGAGCCGGGGATGCCGTTCATCCTCGACATGGCGCCGGTCTACAAGGGATACACGGCGGACATCGGCTACTCGGGCTGCCTGGGCCTCAACCCCGTGCACGACAAGCTCCTCGCCGACCTGGAAGCACACCGTGAGCTGATCCTGCGCGAGGTGCGCGAGCGCCGGCCGCTGCGGGAGATCTACGAGAACGTCGAACGGCTGATGAACCGGCAGGGGTACGCCAACCGCCACCGCGCCTACCCCTTCGGCGTGATCGCGCACAAGGTCGACCGGGTCAAGCAGCGCCGCTGGTCACCGAATGTCTTCGGGTTCGGCACCCAGTCCCTGAAGGGCCTCGCGAGCGACGCGCTGCACGGCCACCGGGACGGCTGGTCGCCGCTGTGGAGCCCGTACAAATTCTCCGACCACCCGCCCCAGAAGGGGCTCTGGGCGGTCGAACCGCACCTCGGATTCCGGGGCACGGGCGCGAAGTTCGAGGAGATCCTGGTCGTCACCGACTCCAAGGACCCGGAGCAGAGCGCTTTCTGGCTGGACGACGATCTGCCGCATGTGCGGCGCTGGGCCGAGGAGAAGACCGCATGA
- a CDS encoding CynX/NimT family MFS transporter, giving the protein MSRPGTTDQLLIDTEAGVHVTPQEAAGRRRLLAHPVLLLVGIVLASVNMRAALASVSPLVGEISESFGLSSTATSLVTSVPVLFLGVGALVAPWLGRRFGVERMLLCALLLLAVGIVVRVLPSAAALYGGGVLVGTAIALLNVLMPGLIKRDFPDKAAAMTSVYTGAMIAGATVVAAASVPLEKAFGGSWEASLAFWSLLAVVAAVAWLPQVLIVRGRKGVAAPAAAGGRSGVSGRSIWRSPLAWQVTLFMGLQSLWSYVLIAWMPTILTDGGMSRSTAGVVFAFNNLIQVAGAFGVPLLAGRMRGQRPLVALVTSMVAAGYVGLMAAPVSGAWLWAAVLGVGQGGAVGLALTMIVLRSGDAVTAARLSGMAQTVGYLLAAAGPLAAGAVYQATGNWTVPISLVLCVCAAALAVGLLAARDRTV; this is encoded by the coding sequence TTGTCACGCCCCGGCACCACCGACCAGCTGCTCATAGACACCGAGGCCGGCGTCCACGTCACACCCCAAGAGGCAGCTGGGCGGCGGCGGTTGCTCGCCCATCCCGTGCTGCTCTTGGTCGGCATCGTCCTTGCCTCGGTCAATATGCGGGCCGCGCTCGCGAGCGTGTCCCCGTTGGTGGGCGAGATCAGCGAGTCCTTCGGCCTTTCGTCCACCGCGACCAGCCTGGTGACCTCGGTGCCGGTGCTCTTCCTCGGGGTGGGTGCCCTGGTCGCGCCCTGGCTGGGGCGGCGCTTCGGGGTCGAACGGATGCTGCTGTGCGCGCTGTTGCTGCTCGCCGTCGGCATCGTGGTGCGGGTGCTGCCCTCGGCGGCCGCGCTCTACGGCGGCGGGGTCCTTGTCGGCACCGCGATCGCGCTGCTCAATGTGCTGATGCCGGGGCTGATCAAGCGGGACTTCCCGGACAAGGCCGCGGCGATGACCTCGGTCTACACGGGCGCGATGATCGCCGGTGCGACGGTGGTGGCGGCCGCGTCCGTGCCGCTGGAGAAGGCGTTCGGCGGGAGCTGGGAAGCGTCATTGGCCTTCTGGTCGCTGCTTGCCGTGGTGGCGGCGGTGGCGTGGCTGCCGCAGGTGCTGATCGTGCGGGGACGTAAGGGAGTCGCCGCACCTGCTGCTGCCGGGGGCCGGTCCGGGGTCTCCGGGCGGAGCATCTGGCGGTCGCCGCTCGCCTGGCAGGTCACCCTCTTCATGGGGCTGCAGTCGCTGTGGTCGTACGTCCTGATCGCATGGATGCCGACCATCCTCACCGATGGCGGGATGAGCCGTTCCACGGCCGGAGTGGTCTTCGCCTTCAACAACCTCATCCAGGTCGCGGGCGCCTTCGGGGTCCCGCTGCTCGCCGGGCGGATGCGCGGCCAGCGCCCGCTGGTCGCGCTGGTGACGTCGATGGTCGCGGCGGGCTATGTGGGCCTGATGGCCGCCCCGGTGTCCGGTGCCTGGCTGTGGGCGGCGGTGCTCGGGGTCGGGCAGGGCGGGGCGGTGGGACTCGCGCTGACCATGATCGTGCTGCGGTCGGGGGACGCGGTGACGGCGGCGCGGCTGTCCGGGATGGCGCAGACCGTGGGGTATCTCCTCGCTGCGGCAGGGCCGTTGGCGGCCGGCGCCGTCTATCAGGCGACCGGGAACTGGACGGTGCCGATCTCGCTCGTGTTGTGCGTGTGTGCGGCGGCGCTCGCGGTGGGGTTGCTGGCGGCTCGGGATCGTACCGTCTGA
- a CDS encoding ABC transporter ATP-binding protein: MIATESLSKRFPRVTALDRLSVDIGPGVTGLVGANGAGKSTLIKILLGLSPATEGTAEVLGLDVATKGADIRERVGYMPEHDCLPPDVSATEFVVHMARMSGLPPAAARERTADTLRHVGLYEERYRPMGGYSTGMKQRVKLAQALVHDPQLVFLDEPTNGLDPVGRDEMLGLIRRIHTDFGISVLVTSHLLGELERTCDHVVIIDGGKLLRSSSTSDFTQTMGTLAVEVTDTDKHPDGTQALREHLTEAGLTLHARVEDGLPGAGHILLVEATGEETYDVVRDTVAELGLGLVRMEQRRHHIAEVFRDDQAHDVQDGIQDSQAARETQERAAAWAANSAAHANAKKAAATASQDAATTAATTSTQQGGGR; the protein is encoded by the coding sequence GTGATCGCGACCGAAAGCCTCAGCAAGCGGTTCCCGAGGGTGACCGCTCTTGACCGGCTCTCCGTGGACATCGGCCCGGGTGTGACCGGGCTCGTGGGTGCCAACGGAGCCGGCAAGTCCACCTTGATCAAGATCCTGTTGGGTCTGTCCCCCGCCACCGAGGGCACCGCCGAAGTACTCGGCCTCGACGTGGCGACCAAGGGCGCCGACATCCGGGAGCGGGTCGGGTACATGCCCGAGCACGACTGCCTGCCGCCCGATGTCTCCGCCACCGAGTTCGTCGTCCACATGGCGCGCATGTCGGGGCTGCCGCCGGCCGCCGCGCGGGAGCGCACCGCGGACACCCTGCGCCACGTCGGCCTCTACGAGGAGCGGTACCGCCCCATGGGCGGCTACTCGACCGGCATGAAGCAGCGCGTGAAGCTGGCCCAGGCGCTCGTCCACGACCCCCAGCTGGTCTTCCTGGACGAGCCCACCAACGGCCTCGACCCGGTCGGCCGGGACGAGATGCTCGGTCTGATCCGCCGGATCCACACCGACTTCGGGATCTCGGTCCTGGTCACCTCGCACCTGCTCGGCGAGCTGGAGCGCACCTGCGACCACGTCGTCATCATCGACGGCGGCAAGCTCCTCAGGTCCAGCTCCACCAGCGACTTCACCCAGACCATGGGCACCCTCGCGGTCGAGGTCACCGACACGGACAAGCATCCGGACGGTACGCAGGCGTTGCGGGAGCACCTCACGGAGGCGGGCCTCACCCTCCACGCGCGCGTGGAGGACGGTCTGCCGGGCGCCGGGCACATCCTGCTCGTCGAGGCCACCGGCGAGGAGACGTACGACGTCGTACGCGACACCGTCGCCGAACTCGGCCTCGGACTCGTCCGCATGGAACAGCGCAGGCACCACATCGCCGAGGTGTTCCGGGACGACCAGGCGCACGACGTCCAGGACGGCATCCAGGACAGCCAGGCCGCCAGGGAGACGCAGGAGCGCGCCGCCGCATGGGCCGCGAACTCCGCGGCCCATGCGAATGCCAAGAAGGCAGCCGCGACGGCCTCCCAGGACGCAGCCACGACCGCCGCGACAACTTCGACACAGCAGGGAGGAGGCCGGTGA
- a CDS encoding ABC transporter ATP-binding protein, producing MTTINIDHTSRWFGNVVAVNDVTMTIAPGVTGLLGPNGAGKSTLINMMAGFLAPSTGSVTLDGQPIWKNEQIYKEIGLVPEREAMYDFLTGREFVVANAELQGLGKKSAQEALATVEMEYAQDRKISTYSKGMRQRVKMASALVHNPSVLLLDEPFNGMDPRQRMHLMDLLRRMGSEGRTVLFSSHILEEVEQLASHIEVIVAGRHAASGDFRRIRRLMTDRPHRYLIRSSDDRALAAALIADPSTAGIEVDLAEGALRIQAVDFGRFTQLLPKVAREHHIRLLTVSPSDESLESVFSYLVAA from the coding sequence GTGACCACGATCAACATCGACCACACCTCGCGTTGGTTCGGCAACGTGGTGGCGGTCAACGACGTCACGATGACGATCGCCCCCGGCGTGACCGGCCTGCTCGGCCCGAACGGCGCGGGGAAGTCCACGCTCATCAACATGATGGCCGGCTTCCTCGCCCCCTCCACCGGCTCGGTCACCCTCGACGGGCAGCCGATCTGGAAGAACGAGCAGATCTACAAGGAGATCGGCCTCGTCCCCGAGCGGGAGGCGATGTACGACTTCCTCACGGGACGCGAATTCGTCGTCGCCAACGCCGAGTTGCAGGGCCTGGGCAAGAAGTCCGCACAGGAGGCGCTCGCCACGGTCGAGATGGAGTACGCGCAGGACCGCAAGATCTCGACGTACTCCAAGGGCATGCGCCAGCGCGTGAAGATGGCGTCCGCCCTGGTCCACAACCCGTCGGTGCTGCTCCTCGACGAGCCCTTCAACGGCATGGACCCGCGCCAGCGCATGCACCTCATGGACCTCCTTCGCCGGATGGGGTCCGAGGGCCGCACGGTGCTCTTCTCCTCGCACATCCTTGAGGAGGTCGAGCAACTCGCCTCCCACATCGAGGTGATCGTCGCCGGGCGGCACGCGGCGAGCGGTGACTTCCGGCGCATCCGCCGCCTGATGACGGACCGCCCGCACCGCTATCTGATCCGCTCCAGCGACGACCGCGCGCTCGCGGCCGCGCTGATCGCGGACCCGTCGACGGCGGGCATCGAAGTCGACCTCGCGGAGGGTGCGTTGCGCATCCAGGCCGTCGATTTCGGACGCTTCACGCAGCTCCTTCCGAAGGTCGCTCGCGAGCACCACATCCGCCTCCTCACGGTCTCGCCCTCGGACGAGTCCCTCGAGTCGGTCTTCTCGTACCTCGTCGCGGCCTGA
- a CDS encoding SDR family oxidoreductase produces MSLLRGARERWVRTGGVELCVAELGDDTQPTVLLVHGYPDSKEVWSKVANALAERFHVVLYDVRGHGRSTAPTPLRGGFTLEKLTDDFLAVADAVSPDKPVHLVGHDWGSVQAWEFVTVSRTEGRIASFTSMSGPSLDHFGHWIKKRMSRPTPRKVGQLLGQGAKSWYVYMLHTPVLPELAWRGPLGTQWPKILQRFEKVPRDGYPTPSLPSDAAHGAWLYRDNVRARLRKPRTDAYAHAPVQLITPTGDIFLSPKLYDELELWAPQLTRRTVSAKHWVPRTRPDQLTAWITDFVTANEDLGDRSAKGAAVATKKAAGKHADRFAGQLVLVTGAASGIGRATAFAFAEAGARVVAVDRDAEGVARTAEMAQLIGAPQAWGETVDVTDEQAMEKLAEKVATEYGVLDVLVNNAGIGISGSFFDTTSEDWKKVLDVNLWGVIHGCRIFGKQMADRGQGGHIVNTASAAAYQPSKALPAYSTSKAAVLMLSECLRAELAGQGIGVSAICPGFVNTNITATTHFAGVDETEEKRRQKKTSRLYGLRNYPPEKVADAILGAVVKNQAVVPVTPEARGAHLMSRFTPRALRAIARLEPPL; encoded by the coding sequence ATGAGCTTGCTGCGAGGGGCGCGCGAGCGCTGGGTGCGTACCGGCGGAGTGGAGCTGTGTGTGGCCGAGTTGGGCGACGACACCCAGCCGACCGTGCTGCTCGTGCACGGCTACCCGGACTCCAAGGAGGTCTGGTCGAAGGTCGCGAACGCACTGGCGGAGCGCTTCCACGTCGTCCTGTACGACGTCCGCGGCCACGGCCGGTCCACGGCGCCCACCCCGCTGCGCGGTGGCTTCACCCTGGAGAAGCTGACCGACGACTTCCTGGCGGTGGCGGACGCGGTCAGCCCGGACAAGCCGGTGCACCTGGTCGGGCACGACTGGGGCTCGGTGCAGGCCTGGGAGTTCGTGACGGTCAGCCGCACGGAGGGGCGGATCGCGTCCTTCACCTCCATGTCGGGGCCGTCCCTCGACCACTTCGGGCACTGGATCAAGAAGCGCATGTCCCGGCCGACCCCGCGCAAGGTGGGCCAACTCCTCGGCCAGGGCGCCAAGTCCTGGTACGTGTACATGCTGCACACGCCCGTGCTGCCCGAGCTCGCCTGGCGCGGCCCGCTCGGCACCCAGTGGCCGAAGATCCTGCAGCGCTTCGAGAAGGTGCCGCGCGACGGCTATCCCACCCCCTCGCTGCCCTCGGACGCCGCGCACGGCGCGTGGCTCTACCGGGACAACGTACGGGCGAGGCTGCGCAAGCCACGGACGGACGCGTACGCGCACGCACCCGTGCAGCTGATCACGCCGACCGGCGACATCTTCCTGTCCCCGAAGCTCTATGACGAACTGGAGCTTTGGGCGCCGCAGTTGACCCGGCGCACCGTGTCCGCCAAGCACTGGGTGCCGCGTACCCGGCCCGACCAGCTGACCGCCTGGATCACGGACTTCGTGACGGCGAACGAAGACCTCGGCGACCGATCCGCGAAGGGGGCCGCAGTGGCCACGAAGAAGGCCGCCGGCAAGCACGCGGACCGGTTCGCCGGCCAGCTCGTCCTCGTCACGGGCGCGGCCAGCGGCATCGGGCGGGCCACCGCCTTCGCCTTCGCCGAGGCCGGGGCGCGGGTCGTGGCCGTCGACCGGGACGCCGAGGGCGTGGCACGTACGGCCGAGATGGCGCAGCTCATCGGCGCCCCACAGGCCTGGGGCGAGACGGTCGACGTGACCGACGAGCAGGCGATGGAGAAGCTCGCCGAGAAGGTCGCCACGGAGTACGGCGTACTGGACGTCCTGGTGAACAACGCAGGGATCGGCATATCCGGCTCCTTCTTCGACACCACCTCGGAGGACTGGAAGAAGGTCCTGGACGTCAATCTGTGGGGCGTCATCCACGGCTGCCGGATCTTCGGCAAGCAGATGGCCGACCGCGGCCAGGGCGGCCACATCGTCAACACGGCCTCGGCGGCCGCGTATCAGCCCTCCAAGGCGCTGCCCGCCTACTCCACCTCCAAGGCCGCCGTCCTGATGCTCAGCGAGTGCCTGCGTGCCGAGCTGGCCGGCCAGGGCATCGGGGTCTCCGCGATCTGCCCGGGCTTCGTCAACACGAACATCACGGCGACCACGCACTTCGCCGGCGTCGACGAGACCGAGGAGAAGCGCCGCCAGAAGAAGACGTCCCGGCTGTACGGCCTGCGCAACTACCCGCCGGAGAAGGTCGCCGACGCGATTCTGGGCGCGGTGGTGAAGAACCAGGCCGTCGTCCCCGTCACCCCGGAGGCCCGCGGCGCCCAC
- a CDS encoding ABC transporter permease, whose product MAADTAPAQGRGPAQTQIHNIGYRDYEGPRLGRAYARRSLFSQSLRGSYGLGRSAKSKVLPMLLFAVMCVPAAIMVAVAVTTKLKDLPLDYTRYAIVTQAIIGLYLAAQAPQSVSRDLRFKSVPLYFSRPIERVDYVVAKFAAMASAMFVLTAAPLVILYVGSLLAKMDFGHQTKGFAQGLVSVALLSLLFAGLGLVMAALTPRRGFGVAAVIAVMTISYGAVSTIQAIADAQGSWDAVPWIGLFSPITLIDGVQTAFLGADSSFPGAHGPGTGLGFVYLLVVIALIAGSYGVLMRRYRKVGL is encoded by the coding sequence ATGGCAGCCGACACCGCACCCGCGCAGGGCCGGGGCCCCGCGCAGACCCAGATCCACAACATCGGCTACCGCGACTACGAAGGCCCCCGCCTCGGCCGCGCGTACGCCCGTCGCTCGCTCTTCTCGCAGTCCCTGCGCGGCTCCTACGGACTCGGCCGCAGCGCCAAGTCCAAGGTGCTGCCGATGCTGCTCTTCGCCGTGATGTGCGTACCCGCGGCGATCATGGTCGCGGTGGCCGTCACCACCAAGCTCAAGGACCTGCCGCTCGACTACACGCGCTACGCGATCGTCACCCAGGCGATCATCGGGCTGTACCTCGCGGCCCAGGCCCCGCAGTCGGTCTCGCGCGATCTGCGCTTCAAGTCGGTGCCGCTGTACTTCTCGCGGCCGATCGAACGCGTCGACTACGTGGTGGCCAAGTTCGCCGCCATGGCCTCCGCCATGTTCGTGCTGACCGCCGCGCCGCTGGTCATCCTGTACGTCGGCTCCCTGCTCGCCAAGATGGACTTCGGGCACCAGACCAAGGGGTTCGCTCAGGGGTTGGTCTCCGTGGCTCTGCTCTCCCTGCTGTTCGCCGGGCTCGGCCTGGTGATGGCCGCGCTCACGCCGCGCCGCGGCTTCGGGGTCGCCGCCGTCATCGCCGTCATGACGATCTCGTACGGCGCCGTCTCGACGATCCAGGCGATCGCCGACGCACAGGGCTCCTGGGACGCCGTGCCGTGGATCGGCCTGTTCTCACCCATCACGCTGATCGACGGCGTACAGACGGCATTCCTCGGCGCCGACTCGTCCTTCCCGGGTGCCCACGGCCCCGGTACCGGACTCGGCTTCGTCTACCTCCTTGTCGTCATCGCGCTGATCGCCGGCTCCTACGGAGTACTGATGCGCCGCTACCGGAAGGTCGGGCTGTGA
- a CDS encoding ABC transporter permease, translated as MYDPTVARLTYRALLGRRRALILFTLPVLLIVIAAAVRGFSGADDQVAADVLGGFALATMVPLIGVIAGTGAIGPEIDDGSVVYLLAKPIKRPTIILTKLTVAIAVTMAFSAIPTFIAGMILNGNGQQIAVAYTIAALVASIAYAAVFLLLGTVSKHAVVFGLVYALIWESLFGSLVDGAKTLSIQQWALSLAERVAGGDLVKSDVGLTTSVIFLAAVTGLATWYAGQKLRTLTIAGDE; from the coding sequence ATGTATGACCCCACAGTCGCCCGGCTCACCTACCGGGCCCTGCTCGGCCGCCGCCGCGCGCTGATCCTCTTCACGCTGCCGGTCCTGCTGATCGTCATCGCGGCCGCCGTACGCGGCTTCAGCGGCGCCGACGACCAGGTCGCGGCCGACGTCCTCGGCGGGTTCGCGCTCGCCACGATGGTGCCGCTGATCGGTGTCATCGCCGGTACGGGCGCGATCGGCCCGGAGATCGACGACGGCTCCGTCGTCTATCTGCTCGCCAAGCCCATCAAGCGCCCGACGATCATCCTCACCAAGCTGACCGTCGCCATCGCCGTGACCATGGCCTTCTCGGCGATCCCCACGTTCATCGCGGGCATGATCCTCAACGGCAACGGCCAGCAGATCGCCGTCGCCTACACGATCGCGGCCCTGGTCGCCTCGATCGCGTACGCCGCGGTGTTCCTGCTGCTCGGCACGGTCTCCAAGCACGCCGTGGTGTTCGGCCTGGTCTACGCCCTCATCTGGGAGTCGCTGTTCGGTTCTCTGGTCGACGGCGCCAAGACGCTCAGCATCCAGCAGTGGGCGCTGTCGCTCGCCGAGCGGGTCGCGGGCGGTGACCTGGTCAAGTCCGATGTCGGACTGACGACTTCCGTCATCTTCCTGGCCGCCGTCACGGGTCTCGCCACCTGGTACGCGGGCCAGAAGCTGCGCACGCTGACCATCGCCGGCGACGAGTGA